The Ichthyobacterium seriolicida sequence ATGGGTAAAAAAAAAGAAGATATTACCAAAGAAACAATATGGAATAACTGTTTATCCTTTATAAGAGATAACTTACAATCTCAACAGAGTTTTGAGACGTGGTTTAAGCCTATAAAAGCCATAGACATGTACGATAACGTACTGGTAATACAGGTTCCTAGCAAGTTTTTTTATGAATGGTTAGAAGAACACTATATAAAATTATTAAAGTCTGCTATAACTAGAGAATTAGGCCCAGGGGCTAGTTTACGTTATAATATAGCTGAAGAATCTGATATCTATGATAATCCTAATATTCTAGAGATTTACAATCTCAATAGATATCAAACAAAAACCGACACTAAAAATAGTCTGAAAGACCCTTTTAACCCTATAGAGGGTAGAGAGAGAATAGTTATAAATTCCCAATTGAACGATAATTATACGTTTGATAATTTCGTAGAAGGAGAATGCAACTCTACTGCTAGAATGGCTGGCATTACTGTGTCTAAAAGACCTGGGAATAACCCTTTTAATCCTTTGTTTATATACGGCGGGGTTGGCATGGGCAAAACCCATCTAGTAAATGCAATTGGTCTTGAAGTAAAGAAGAATAACCCAGAAAAAAACGTACTTTACATCTCGGCAGAACAATTCACCCGCCAGTACATAGATTCAGCCATAAGAAATAACGATGTGAATAACTTTATTTATTTCTACCAGATGATAGATGTTCTAATAGTAGATGATATTCAATTTTTTTCGGGAAAAACAAAAACTGTAGAAGTATTTTTTGGAATATTCAATCACCTTCACCAGATGAAAAAGCAGATTATATTAGCTTCAGACAGACGACCCTCTGATATAAAAGATGTGGAAAGCAGACTTTTATCTAGATTTCAATGGGGAGCTTTGATAAATATCACAAAGCCAGGAATAAATACACGAATAAATATTTTGAACAACAAAGCTCATAGAGATGGGTTGTCTATATCAGATAAAGTAATAGAATACATAGCTCATAGAATTACTACAAATATAAGGGATATAGAAGGTGTTTTAACCTCATTGATAGCACAATCCCTAATACACAAACAAGAGATAAGTATTGCTTTAGCAAAAGAAATAACATCTGCATTTATAAATAACAACTCCGAAAAAATCACCATAGTTCATATACTAAACACTGTTTCTAATCATTTAGGAATATCTATAGATGATATAAAATCTAAATCTAGACGACGAGAAATAGTACAAGGTCGACAGATATCTATGTATTTATGTAAAAAATACACTCAGCAATCTCTTCACACAATTGGTGAAAAAGTAGGGAATAGGAATCACACCACTGTGGTCCATTCGTTCAAGACTGTAAATAATTTAAAAGATACAGATTCTCATTTTAGAAATACCTTAGAAAAGATAGAAGAAATATTAACCTCCTAGAAAATCAAAGAAATCGTTTGGAACGAGGGTGATATTTCTCTATAGTTTTTTTTAGTTTTTCTCGATTTAGATGCATATATATTTCCGTTGTGGTGATGTTTTCATGTCCTAACATCTGTTGTATCGAGCTAATATCGGCTCCTCCATTTAAAAGAGCCGTAGCAAAGGAATGTCTAAAAGTATGTGGGCCTATATTTTTTTTTATGTTGGATTTTTGCGCCAAGTCCTTTATGATATTGAAAATCATGACCCTGCTCAACCTCCCTCCTCTTCTATTTAAAAATAAAATATCTTCATCTCCTTTTTTAGGTCTTATATGGACTCTGATATCGTTTAAGTAAATATTTATAAGTTTTATCACATGCCTATTTACAGGCACAAACCTATGTTTATTGCCCTTGCCTACTATCTTCAAAAACTCTTCTTCCATAAATAGATCTGATATTTTCAATTCTGTCAATTCCGAAACTCTGAGACCACATCCGTAAAGTGTTTCTAAAATGGCTTTGTTTCTATATCCCTCATCAGTCATTTCTATATTGTTTATAAGTATATCTATTTCCTCTCCACTTAGAACACTAGGCAGAGTTCTACTTATTTTTGGAGTTTCCAATAATTCTGCAGGGGATGTTTCTAAATGCCCTTCATAGAGCACGTAGTTGAAAAAACTTTTTATACTGGAAATTATTCTAGCTTGAGTTCTAGGATTCAAACCTATATCTGAAACCATCTGCTCTATAAATAACTGTAAATCTTCACGACAAACTTCTCTTATATCTTGTATTTCTAAGTCTTCTATCATATAATTAGATAACTTTTTTATATCACTTATATAAGAGATCACAGTGTTTTTAGACAATCCTTTTTCCAATTCTAGAAATAATTTATAATCTATCAATATAGTTTTCCACTTCATTTTAAATTACTTATTTTGCCAAAAATATATATTTCCATTTTTTTATTCACAAGGTGAATGAATATATCTATAATAAACGGTCCTAATTTAAATCTCTTGGGTAAGAGGGAGCCCGAAATATACGGCGCAGAAGACTTCGATAATTTTCTAGAGAGGTTAAGAAATAAATACACCAATGTAGATATCGATTATTTTCAATCTAATAGCGAGGGTGAAATAATAGATAAAATCCATAAAGTAGGATTTTCTAAAGACGGGATCATACTCAATGCTGGGGCCTATACACATACGTCTATAGCTATATCTGATGCCATAAAAGCTATAAATACTCTGGTGGTAGAAGTGCATATTTCCAATGTATACAACAGAGAAGATTTTAGAAAAAAATCTTATTTATCAGGAGTTTGCAAAGGTACTATATCTGGATTTGGATTAAAATCTTACGAATTGGCAATAGACAGTTTTTTATAATGAATACAAAATTAAAATCGGCAATAATACTATTGTCATGTTTGTTTTGCTTGGGTTTTTACAAACACAAATTTTATGTCAGCATAACAGACATAAATTACGATAGTGACTTGAAATATTTAGAAGTTTCTATAAAGGTCTTTACCGACGATTTAGAAAATTCCTTGAACGCGTATTTTCCATCTGAAGATATTAGATTGAACCTAGGGATAGGCCAAAAAAATGAAAAAGAAATATTCACAACATATTTAAATTCATGCTTCTCTATAGGTATAAATGACAAAAAAAAAGAATCTGAATACATAGGGAGGGAAACTACAACAGAAACCACCACATGTTATATTGCAGTAAATGAAGTGTTTTTAGAAGAAATAGATCGAATTAAGGTGCATCAAAGTATTCTAAATAACTTTCTAGACAAACAACAAAATATAGTTAATATTGTGCTGGGTAAACACAGAAAAACTTTGTTGTTAAACAAACAAAAATCTGAGGAAGTATTTGTCATAGACAAAACCTAATCTAATTAACCTTTTTATATCTGCATATAAATGAAAAAAGCTAAGAGTGCTCTAGTTTCTGTATTTGACAAAGAGGGCCTAATACCTGTAATAAAAAAATTAGATGAACTAGGTGTTATTATTTATTCTACAGGAGGAACCGAAGTCTTTATAAGACAACAAGGTATAAATACAATCCCAGTAGAAGAGTTGACTTCTTATCCTTCTATTTTTGGGGGAAGAGTAAAAACCTTACACCCTAA is a genomic window containing:
- the dnaA gene encoding chromosomal replication initiator protein DnaA, with the translated sequence MGKKKEDITKETIWNNCLSFIRDNLQSQQSFETWFKPIKAIDMYDNVLVIQVPSKFFYEWLEEHYIKLLKSAITRELGPGASLRYNIAEESDIYDNPNILEIYNLNRYQTKTDTKNSLKDPFNPIEGRERIVINSQLNDNYTFDNFVEGECNSTARMAGITVSKRPGNNPFNPLFIYGGVGMGKTHLVNAIGLEVKKNNPEKNVLYISAEQFTRQYIDSAIRNNDVNNFIYFYQMIDVLIVDDIQFFSGKTKTVEVFFGIFNHLHQMKKQIILASDRRPSDIKDVESRLLSRFQWGALINITKPGINTRINILNNKAHRDGLSISDKVIEYIAHRITTNIRDIEGVLTSLIAQSLIHKQEISIALAKEITSAFINNNSEKITIVHILNTVSNHLGISIDDIKSKSRRREIVQGRQISMYLCKKYTQQSLHTIGEKVGNRNHTTVVHSFKTVNNLKDTDSHFRNTLEKIEEILTS
- a CDS encoding DUF6702 family protein; protein product: MNTKLKSAIILLSCLFCLGFYKHKFYVSITDINYDSDLKYLEVSIKVFTDDLENSLNAYFPSEDIRLNLGIGQKNEKEIFTTYLNSCFSIGINDKKKESEYIGRETTTETTTCYIAVNEVFLEEIDRIKVHQSILNNFLDKQQNIVNIVLGKHRKTLLLNKQKSEEVFVIDKT
- the aroQ gene encoding type II 3-dehydroquinate dehydratase: MNISIINGPNLNLLGKREPEIYGAEDFDNFLERLRNKYTNVDIDYFQSNSEGEIIDKIHKVGFSKDGIILNAGAYTHTSIAISDAIKAINTLVVEVHISNVYNREDFRKKSYLSGVCKGTISGFGLKSYELAIDSFL
- the xerA gene encoding site-specific tyrosine recombinase/integron integrase is translated as MKWKTILIDYKLFLELEKGLSKNTVISYISDIKKLSNYMIEDLEIQDIREVCREDLQLFIEQMVSDIGLNPRTQARIISSIKSFFNYVLYEGHLETSPAELLETPKISRTLPSVLSGEEIDILINNIEMTDEGYRNKAILETLYGCGLRVSELTELKISDLFMEEEFLKIVGKGNKHRFVPVNRHVIKLINIYLNDIRVHIRPKKGDEDILFLNRRGGRLSRVMIFNIIKDLAQKSNIKKNIGPHTFRHSFATALLNGGADISSIQQMLGHENITTTEIYMHLNREKLKKTIEKYHPRSKRFL